In a genomic window of Larus michahellis chromosome 3, bLarMic1.1, whole genome shotgun sequence:
- the ATP6V1C2 gene encoding V-type proton ATPase subunit C 2 isoform X2, translating to MSEFWLISAPGDKTNLQAWERMNMVTSKSSLSSNSKFHIPDLKVGTLDALVGLSDELGKLDTFAESVIKKIAQYIGEVMEDSKDKVQENLLANGVDLISYLTRFEWDMAKYPVKQPLKNISEALAKQVTQIETDLKTRSAAYNNIKGNLQSLEKKTVGNLLTRTLADIVHKEDFVLNSEYLITLLVVVPKSSYVQWQKTYESLSDMVVPRSTKMIAEDAEGGLFTVTLFRKVMDDFKAKARENRFMVREFYFDEKELKCEKEELMKLASDKKQQYGPLLRWLKVNFSEAFVAWIHVKALRVFVESVLRYGLPVNFQAMLLQPNRKSVKRLRDVLNVVFKHLDEVAAASIMDPGMDIPGLQLSNQEYYPYVYFKIDLSLLDSS from the exons ATGTCGGAGTTCTGGCTAATTTCTGCTCCGGGCGATAAAACAAATCTGCAGGCATGGGAGAGAATGAACATGGTGACATCTAAATCGAGCCTGTCCAGCAACAGCAAATTTCATATTCCAGACTTAAAG GTGGGGACACTGGATGCTCTTGTTGGTCTGTCAGATGAGTTGGGAAAACTTGATACCTTTGCTGAAAG CGTGATAAAGAAAATAGCCCAGTACATAGGAGAAGTTATGGAGGATTCAAAAGATAAAGTCCAGGAAAATCTTCTGGCCAATGGAG TTGATCTAATTAGCTACCTGACACGCTTTGAGTGGGACATGGCCAAATATCCCGTAAAGCAGCCGCTGAAGAATATATCAGAAGCATTAGCAAAG cAAGTGACTCAAATAGAGACAGACCTCAAGACCCGATCAGCTGCATACAACAACATTAAAGGAAAtttgcaaagcctggagaaaaaaaCTGT GGGAAATCTGCTGACCCGGACCCTAGCAGACATCGTGCATAAAGAAGACTTTGTTCTGAATTCCGAGTACCTTATCACGCTGCTCGTCGTGGTGCCAAA GTCAAGCTACGTACAGTGGCAGAAGACCTATGAATCCCTCTCTGATATGGTAGTGCCTCGTTCCACCAA AATGATTGCTGAGGATGCAGAGGGGGGACTCTTCACCGTGACGCTATTTAGAAAAGTGATGGATGACTTCAAGGCTAAAGCCAGGGAGAACAG GTTCATGGTTCGAGAATTTTATTTTGATGAGAAGGAACTGAAATGCGAAAAGGAAGAGCTGATGAAATTAGCTTCTGATAAGAAACAACAATAC GGCCCGTTACTGCGCTGGCTGAAAGTGAACTTCAGTGAAGCGTTTGTGGCTTGGATTCACGTGAAAGCCTTGAGAGTTTTTGTTGAATCTGTCCTGAG GTATGGTCTCCCAGTGAATTTCCAAGCAATGCTGCTGCAGCCCAATCGGAAGTCTGTCAAACGCCTGAGAGATGTCCTAAACGTGGTCTTCAAACACCTGGATGAAGTTGCAGCAGCAAGTATAATGGAT CCTGGCATGGACATCCCTGGTTTACAACTGAGTAATCAAGAATACTATCCTTACGTCTATTTCAAGATTGACCTCAGTCTTCTtgacagcagttaa
- the ATP6V1C2 gene encoding V-type proton ATPase subunit C 2 isoform X1 — protein MSEFWLISAPGDKTNLQAWERMNMVTSKSSLSSNSKFHIPDLKVGTLDALVGLSDELGKLDTFAESVIKKIAQYIGEVMEDSKDKVQENLLANGGLKDKMKCLKIDLISYLTRFEWDMAKYPVKQPLKNISEALAKQVTQIETDLKTRSAAYNNIKGNLQSLEKKTVGNLLTRTLADIVHKEDFVLNSEYLITLLVVVPKSSYVQWQKTYESLSDMVVPRSTKMIAEDAEGGLFTVTLFRKVMDDFKAKARENRFMVREFYFDEKELKCEKEELMKLASDKKQQYGPLLRWLKVNFSEAFVAWIHVKALRVFVESVLRYGLPVNFQAMLLQPNRKSVKRLRDVLNVVFKHLDEVAAASIMDPGMDIPGLQLSNQEYYPYVYFKIDLSLLDSS, from the exons ATGTCGGAGTTCTGGCTAATTTCTGCTCCGGGCGATAAAACAAATCTGCAGGCATGGGAGAGAATGAACATGGTGACATCTAAATCGAGCCTGTCCAGCAACAGCAAATTTCATATTCCAGACTTAAAG GTGGGGACACTGGATGCTCTTGTTGGTCTGTCAGATGAGTTGGGAAAACTTGATACCTTTGCTGAAAG CGTGATAAAGAAAATAGCCCAGTACATAGGAGAAGTTATGGAGGATTCAAAAGATAAAGTCCAGGAAAATCTTCTGGCCAATGGAG GGCTAAAGGATAAAATGAAATGTCTCAAAA TTGATCTAATTAGCTACCTGACACGCTTTGAGTGGGACATGGCCAAATATCCCGTAAAGCAGCCGCTGAAGAATATATCAGAAGCATTAGCAAAG cAAGTGACTCAAATAGAGACAGACCTCAAGACCCGATCAGCTGCATACAACAACATTAAAGGAAAtttgcaaagcctggagaaaaaaaCTGT GGGAAATCTGCTGACCCGGACCCTAGCAGACATCGTGCATAAAGAAGACTTTGTTCTGAATTCCGAGTACCTTATCACGCTGCTCGTCGTGGTGCCAAA GTCAAGCTACGTACAGTGGCAGAAGACCTATGAATCCCTCTCTGATATGGTAGTGCCTCGTTCCACCAA AATGATTGCTGAGGATGCAGAGGGGGGACTCTTCACCGTGACGCTATTTAGAAAAGTGATGGATGACTTCAAGGCTAAAGCCAGGGAGAACAG GTTCATGGTTCGAGAATTTTATTTTGATGAGAAGGAACTGAAATGCGAAAAGGAAGAGCTGATGAAATTAGCTTCTGATAAGAAACAACAATAC GGCCCGTTACTGCGCTGGCTGAAAGTGAACTTCAGTGAAGCGTTTGTGGCTTGGATTCACGTGAAAGCCTTGAGAGTTTTTGTTGAATCTGTCCTGAG GTATGGTCTCCCAGTGAATTTCCAAGCAATGCTGCTGCAGCCCAATCGGAAGTCTGTCAAACGCCTGAGAGATGTCCTAAACGTGGTCTTCAAACACCTGGATGAAGTTGCAGCAGCAAGTATAATGGAT CCTGGCATGGACATCCCTGGTTTACAACTGAGTAATCAAGAATACTATCCTTACGTCTATTTCAAGATTGACCTCAGTCTTCTtgacagcagttaa